The Callithrix jacchus isolate 240 chromosome 20, calJac240_pri, whole genome shotgun sequence genome has a window encoding:
- the C20H16orf86 gene encoding uncharacterized protein C16orf86 homolog isoform X2: MASAGAERRPGFQEATVVGQALLAEDPGRAQTSECPVTGDQFLVPAHEAGGTHGEDQPPAGASSEPELQEEGPKLGEERPKPEAGALEERGPRPVVSVRPHHGPKRKPVKSLSLPGHHAHLRAEAELPPRLLLQEEEREGSQSEVSSSAKQHKKAKKRKSLGAPVLHSVASTASASLEMLGLERKVQRLRPLYQYINYSNPELNQVGEGDREAEVDAEAELALVPEEAGVEQLQALLPLAGKLGPGLTLPCPSPLVPPTHALAPLGEEAGEEPGGLPCFGVSDHLKAEVEKSTQVDINKMLSVCNAPLVPPLSPQYK, translated from the exons ATGGCCTCGGCAGGGGCGGAGAGGCGGCCGGGGTTCCAGGAGGCGACGGTCGTGGGGCAGGCACTGCTCGCGGAGGACCCTGGCCGCGCTCAGACCTCTGAG TGTCCAGTGACGGGAGACCAGTTCCTGGTGCCAGCCCATGAGGCCGGTGGGACCCATGGTGAAGACCAGCCCCCAGCAGGAGCCTCCTCAGAGCCGGAGCTCCAGGAGGAAGGACCCAAACTGGGGGAAGAGAGGCCCAAGCCGGAGGCTGGGGCACTAGAGGAGAGAGGCCCCAGGCCCGTGGTCTCTGTAAGGCCCCATCATGGTCCAAAGAGGAAGCCTGTCAA gtccctcagcctcccaggccaccatgcccatctgagGGCTGAAGCTgagctgccacccaggctgctgctgcaggaggaggAGCGAGAGGGTAGCCAGAGTGAGGTCTCATCATCTGCCAAACAGCACAAAAAAGCCAAGAAGCGCAAGAGCCTGGGGGCTCCTGTGCTCCACTCTGTGGCCAGCACGGCGTCTGCATCCTTAGAGATGTTGGGGCTGGAGC GAAAGGTCCAGCGCCTGCGGCCCCTGTACCAGTACATCAACTATTCCAACCCTGAGCTGAAccaggtgggggagggggacagggaggccgaggtggatgcaGAGGCAGAGCTGGCCCTGGTTCCTGAGGAGGCAGGTGTGGAGCAATTGCAGGCCTTGCTGCCCTTGGCAGGTAAGCTGGGCCCGGGCCTCACTTTGCCCTGTCCCAGTCCGTTAGTGCCCCCCACCCATGCTTTGGCTCCCCttggagaggaggctggagaagaGCCTGGGGGCCTGCCCTGCTTTGGGGTGAGTGACCACCtcaaggctgaggtggagaaatCAACCCAGGTGGACATCAACAAGATGCTAAGTGTCTGCAATGCTCCGCTTGTCCCCCCGCTCTCTCCTCAGTACAAGTGA
- the C20H16orf86 gene encoding uncharacterized protein C16orf86 homolog isoform X1, whose amino-acid sequence MASAGAERRPGFQEATVVGQALLAEDPGRAQTSECPVTGDQFLVPAHEAGGTHGEDQPPAGASSEPELQEEGPKLGEERPKPEAGALEERGPRPVVSVRPHHGPKRKPVKSLSLPGHHAHLRAEAELPPRLLLQEEEREGSQSEVSSSAKQHKKAKKRKSLGAPVLHSVASTASASLEMLGLEPSALSRVFAGKVQRLRPLYQYINYSNPELNQVGEGDREAEVDAEAELALVPEEAGVEQLQALLPLAGKLGPGLTLPCPSPLVPPTHALAPLGEEAGEEPGGLPCFGVSDHLKAEVEKSTQVDINKMLSVCNAPLVPPLSPQYK is encoded by the exons ATGGCCTCGGCAGGGGCGGAGAGGCGGCCGGGGTTCCAGGAGGCGACGGTCGTGGGGCAGGCACTGCTCGCGGAGGACCCTGGCCGCGCTCAGACCTCTGAG TGTCCAGTGACGGGAGACCAGTTCCTGGTGCCAGCCCATGAGGCCGGTGGGACCCATGGTGAAGACCAGCCCCCAGCAGGAGCCTCCTCAGAGCCGGAGCTCCAGGAGGAAGGACCCAAACTGGGGGAAGAGAGGCCCAAGCCGGAGGCTGGGGCACTAGAGGAGAGAGGCCCCAGGCCCGTGGTCTCTGTAAGGCCCCATCATGGTCCAAAGAGGAAGCCTGTCAA gtccctcagcctcccaggccaccatgcccatctgagGGCTGAAGCTgagctgccacccaggctgctgctgcaggaggaggAGCGAGAGGGTAGCCAGAGTGAGGTCTCATCATCTGCCAAACAGCACAAAAAAGCCAAGAAGCGCAAGAGCCTGGGGGCTCCTGTGCTCCACTCTGTGGCCAGCACGGCGTCTGCATCCTTAGAGATGTTGGGGCTGGAGC CCTCCGCCCTGTCCCGGGTCTTTGCAGGAAAGGTCCAGCGCCTGCGGCCCCTGTACCAGTACATCAACTATTCCAACCCTGAGCTGAAccaggtgggggagggggacagggaggccgaggtggatgcaGAGGCAGAGCTGGCCCTGGTTCCTGAGGAGGCAGGTGTGGAGCAATTGCAGGCCTTGCTGCCCTTGGCAGGTAAGCTGGGCCCGGGCCTCACTTTGCCCTGTCCCAGTCCGTTAGTGCCCCCCACCCATGCTTTGGCTCCCCttggagaggaggctggagaagaGCCTGGGGGCCTGCCCTGCTTTGGGGTGAGTGACCACCtcaaggctgaggtggagaaatCAACCCAGGTGGACATCAACAAGATGCTAAGTGTCTGCAATGCTCCGCTTGTCCCCCCGCTCTCTCCTCAGTACAAGTGA